One part of the Thermococcus radiotolerans genome encodes these proteins:
- the cas10 gene encoding type III-A CRISPR-associated protein Cas10/Csm1 has product MEIHELVALGGLLHDIGKPVQRAGLYSGDHSAQGALFLRELARSTGRAEYELLALFSEFHHYEHMKNEENMRAKIREVSPERFGLTEEDVLKALWIVYEADNLSSAEREGSGGEFYVFRPLTSVFGRDLEYPLGTLKFDGSPDLPMPVKDVRVSGEHYRNLVKAMATELLETPLKIDRVMPVLEKYLTFVSSVTLSGNTISLYDHMRMTSAIALTMLLSGCKAEDVKSGACRREKRFLLVEGDFSGIQDFIYSVRGKGTLKYLRARSAYLELMNWDVVLEILGRLGLTRANVVFNAGGHFLVIAPNTDRAVEELVSIRKVISEWLYREFEGSLYLAIEWEPISGEEFGRKGDRNLFEEARKRLRRKLNVRKLRRFGEVEGLFTAPKAERLVECPVCGKEVPERNLEPFILDQEVKVCRTCNELAKLGARLPKVKGFILDRKAWEEEGVTRGPFRNLIPYAGGPIPRGEFFLLKNTLNPPEIPESMEFVPYFVADYFRESEKGHMADFEELAEASTGARRIGVLKGDVDRLGEFFGSMDSPSKLATASRFMDYFFKGYMRAVIEGKSGYVIGTVPSLREWPKVPDIVVVYAGGDDFFIVGAWDQTFELAFRIRETFRAYTGEGLTLSAGLGYFDTKTPIYRMAEVVSGRLETAKDEGRDRIVVIERSHPEDGRHPAAYTWDEYKELWREYTSKIYAGNGRLRKPFDSKKSLLMRLLELRELYVRDPNDVRWAYLTAYLLGRHGLSGFFPKLVGIDATAVEKNEPQPIYWIDGVLKILLMAVRR; this is encoded by the coding sequence GTGGAAATTCATGAACTGGTGGCTCTCGGCGGGCTTTTGCACGACATAGGGAAGCCCGTTCAGAGGGCGGGCCTTTACTCCGGCGACCATTCTGCACAGGGTGCCCTCTTTCTCAGGGAGTTAGCAAGGAGCACTGGGAGGGCGGAGTACGAGCTTCTGGCGCTCTTCTCAGAGTTCCACCACTACGAGCACATGAAAAACGAGGAGAACATGAGAGCCAAGATTCGAGAGGTTTCCCCTGAGAGGTTTGGACTGACCGAGGAAGACGTTCTAAAAGCGCTGTGGATAGTCTATGAGGCAGACAATCTCTCCTCCGCTGAACGGGAAGGAAGCGGTGGGGAGTTCTACGTTTTCAGGCCATTAACCTCGGTTTTCGGGAGAGACTTGGAGTATCCTCTGGGGACATTAAAATTCGATGGGTCTCCGGACCTTCCAATGCCCGTCAAGGACGTTCGTGTATCGGGAGAGCACTACAGAAACCTCGTGAAAGCCATGGCCACGGAGCTCTTGGAGACCCCTCTGAAAATCGACAGAGTGATGCCGGTTCTTGAAAAGTACTTAACCTTTGTAAGCTCGGTAACGCTCTCAGGGAACACCATCTCACTCTACGACCACATGAGGATGACTTCCGCAATCGCCCTCACAATGCTTCTCTCTGGGTGCAAGGCGGAGGATGTTAAGTCCGGCGCATGCAGGAGGGAGAAGCGTTTCCTGCTGGTTGAGGGCGATTTCTCGGGCATACAGGATTTCATCTATAGCGTGAGGGGAAAAGGAACGCTCAAATACCTGCGCGCCAGGAGTGCCTACCTAGAGCTGATGAACTGGGACGTTGTACTTGAAATCCTCGGGAGGCTTGGCCTAACGAGGGCCAACGTGGTTTTCAACGCCGGCGGTCACTTCCTAGTGATAGCCCCCAACACGGATAGGGCCGTTGAGGAGCTCGTGAGCATTAGAAAAGTCATCTCCGAGTGGCTTTACAGGGAGTTTGAGGGAAGCCTGTATCTGGCCATTGAATGGGAGCCGATAAGCGGCGAGGAGTTCGGACGGAAGGGGGACAGAAACCTCTTTGAAGAGGCAAGAAAGCGGCTTAGGAGGAAGCTGAACGTAAGGAAGCTCAGGCGCTTCGGTGAAGTTGAGGGCTTGTTCACGGCACCAAAGGCGGAAAGGCTGGTGGAGTGTCCAGTCTGTGGGAAGGAAGTCCCAGAGAGGAATCTTGAACCCTTCATTCTCGACCAAGAGGTCAAGGTCTGCAGGACGTGCAACGAGCTCGCCAAACTTGGGGCGAGGCTTCCAAAGGTTAAGGGCTTCATTTTAGACAGGAAAGCATGGGAAGAGGAGGGCGTGACACGGGGACCATTCAGGAATCTAATCCCCTACGCGGGAGGGCCGATTCCGAGGGGAGAGTTCTTCCTGCTCAAGAATACGCTGAACCCGCCCGAGATTCCGGAGTCAATGGAGTTCGTCCCATACTTCGTGGCCGACTACTTCAGGGAGTCTGAAAAAGGCCACATGGCGGACTTCGAGGAGCTCGCGGAGGCTTCAACGGGCGCGAGAAGGATAGGGGTTCTCAAGGGGGACGTTGACAGGCTCGGGGAGTTCTTCGGTTCAATGGACAGTCCATCGAAGCTTGCGACGGCTTCACGCTTCATGGACTACTTCTTCAAGGGATACATGAGGGCCGTTATCGAGGGGAAATCCGGATACGTAATAGGAACGGTTCCCTCATTGAGGGAATGGCCCAAGGTCCCGGACATCGTCGTGGTCTACGCCGGTGGCGATGACTTCTTCATCGTTGGGGCGTGGGATCAGACGTTCGAGCTGGCCTTCAGGATAAGGGAAACGTTCAGGGCGTACACTGGTGAGGGACTTACCCTCTCCGCGGGCCTTGGGTACTTCGACACGAAGACCCCTATATACAGGATGGCGGAGGTTGTCAGCGGGAGACTTGAAACTGCCAAGGACGAGGGGCGGGACAGGATAGTGGTAATTGAAAGAAGCCACCCAGAGGATGGGAGACACCCGGCAGCGTACACTTGGGACGAATATAAGGAGCTTTGGAGGGAGTACACCTCAAAAATATACGCCGGGAACGGGAGGCTCAGAAAACCCTTCGACTCAAAGAAGAGCCTGCTGATGCGACTTCTTGAGCTGAGGGAGCTGTACGTGAGGGATCCCAACGACGTCCGCTGGGCGTACCTAACGGCTTACCTTCTCGGTAGGCACGGGCTTTCGGGTTTCTTCCCGAAGCTCGTCGGGATTGACGCGACTGCAGTCGAAAAGAACGAGCCCCAGCCAATTTACTGGATTGATGGTGTTTTGAAAATCCTGCTTATGGCGGTTAGGAGGTGA